A stretch of Passer domesticus isolate bPasDom1 chromosome 23, bPasDom1.hap1, whole genome shotgun sequence DNA encodes these proteins:
- the SNX19 gene encoding sorting nexin-19: MPPRSRRPLLALLAALGWLLALQLLLDLRALGLLCGALAVLGGWLGPPALLPRGRRLRLERFVSSLRAPAGSAADEGRLQREIASTVRKVVRDFVASWYRTVSREPAFEAEVERAMLGLAAELRRRMRRVDRRALARRLLLLCGQHLQSFLRARDALRAEPKGGRTLWREYSRLAGPHPALLSPAAEVGCARAAVDALLRALVPWPHLETRTGRFVVVELVACNVLLPAIRKMSDPDWINLLLIGALSKKPRGGKPHPTPPVPDSLPVPAQTDTAPAGLPLSPRAAEGLRREAGEEGEEASRSCHAEEPFLRPQALGSLFPCEGLELESPAPDLGQDAELLAPSPAGELLDEPPQDPSVPEGAPASEDGTGDLDHGPGPSSDAGLLPTSALSSCPDIQIEPAAEKEEESPAVPRRFSSQRPSSLGRDLGAAEGPAQFPPEPGQSLPLLSSSPTASMSTFSFEPLSSPEGPVVIQNLRITGTITAREHSGTGFHPYTLYTVKYETALEGEAAGSLQQVAYHTVNRRYREFLNLQTRLEEKPELRKFLKNIKGPKKLFPDLPFGNMDSDKVEARKSLLESFLKQLCAVPEIANSEEVQEFLALNTDARIAFVKKPFVVSRIDKIVVNAIVDTLKTAFPRSEPQSPTEDLSESEVDGKSQPDGKKSKSRLRFSSSKITPVLSVSEAHDRIVYSIREGNAVSGTLSLAAMESFIQKQEKLLEAVPSKAPEGQGGREAKEISVQEEMDGLSTAEQGAHPDTDSDSETALADLAMDVLRLVLVDHWGWLCTENIQKVFNLLFGTLLQRWLEVQVVTLTCTQRWVQYLQLLQESIWPGGVLPAVPKPPRTEEQKKATAEQALQSLMGILPNVIQEILGTTKCQMSWNLVLESLSQPVINRHLVFCLLDILLEFLVLKDSSKEPEAAAATPCACSGPDKGAPAL; encoded by the exons ATGCCCCCGCGGTCCCGCCGGccgctgctggccctgctggcggccctgggctggctgctggcgctgcagctgctgctggacctGCGggcgctggggctgctgtgcgGGGCGCTGGCCGTGCTGGGCGGCTGGCTGGGCCCCCCGGCGCTGctgccccgcggccgccgcctgCGCCTGGAGCGCTTCGTCAGCTCGCTGCGCGCCCCGGCCGGCAGCGCCGCCGACGAGGGCCGCCTGCAGAGGGAGATCGCCAGCACCGTGCGCAAGGTGGTGCGGGATTTCGTGGCCTCGTGGTACCGCACGGTGAGCAGAGAGCCGGCCTTCGAGGCCGAGGTGGAGAGGGCCATGCTGGGGCTGGCCGCGGAGCTGCGGCGGAGGATGAGGCGGGTGGACCGGCGAGCGCTGGCCCGCcgcctgctcctgctctgcgggcagcacctgcagagctTCCTGCGGGCCCGGGATGCCCTGAGGGCCGAGCCCAAGGGCGGCCGGACGCTGTGGAGGGAGTACAGCCGGCTGGCGGGGCCGCACCCCGCCCTGCTGAGCCCCGCGGCTGAGGTGGGCTGTGCCCGCGCCGCCGTGGACGCGCTGCTGAGGGCGCTGGTGCCCTGGCCGCACCTGGAGACACGGACAGGGCGTTTTGTGGTGGTGGAGCTGGTGGCCTGCAACGTGCTGCTGCCGGCCATCAGGAAGATGTCTGACCCCGACTGGATCAACCTGCTGCTCATCGGGGCGCTTTCCAAGAAGCCCCGGGGTGGGAAGCCCCACCCTACACCCCCCGTGCCAGATTCCTTGCCTGTCCCGGCACAGACTGACACGGCTCCTGCCGGGCTCCCCCTGTCCCCGAGGGCTGCCGAGGGGCTCAggagagaggctggagaggagggagaggaggcaaGCAGGTCATGCCATGCAGAGGAACCCTTCCTGCGCCCCCAAGCTCTGGGATCCCTCTTCCCCTGTGAGGGTTTGGAGTTGGAATCCCCTGCACCTGACCTGGGGCaggatgcagagctgctggctccttctcctgctggagAGCTCCTTGATGAGCCTCCCCAGGACCCTTCTGTGCCAGAGGGAGCACCTGCCTCAGAGGATGGCACAGGGGACCTGGACCACGGCCCTGGCCCCAGCTCAGATGCTGGCCTGCTTCCCACCTCTGCTTTGAGCTCCTGCCCTGACATCCAGATCGAGCCAGCGGctgagaaggaggaggaaagcccagctgtccccaggaggTTCTCCTCACAAAGACCCTCCAGCCTGGGGAGAGATCTGGGGGCAGCAGAGGGCCCAGCACAGTTtcccccagagcctgggcagagccTGCCCCTGCTGTCATCCTCCCCAACAGCTTCCATGAGCACCTTCAGCTTTGAGCCCCTGAGCAGCCCCGAGGGGCCGGTGGTCATCCAGAACCTGCGGATCACCGGGACCATCACTGCCCGCGAGCACAGCGGCACCGGCTTCCACCCCTACACCCTGTACACCGTCAAG TATGAGACAGCCCTGGAGGGCGAGGCCGCGggcagcctgcagcaggtggcTTACCACACCGTGAACCGCCGCTACCGCGAGTTCCTCAACCTCCAGACCCGGCTGGAGGAGAAGCCGGAGCTCCGCAAGTTCCTGAAAA ACATCAAAGGACCAAAGAAACTGTTCCCTGATCTGCCATTTGGAAACATGGACAGCGATAAAGTGGAAGCCAGGAAAAGTCTGCTGGAATCTTTCCTGAAG CAATTGTGTGCAGTCCCTGAGATTGCAAACAGTgaggaggtgcaggaattcctGGCCCTCAACACCGACGCCAGGATCGCCTTTGTCAAGAAGCCCTTCGTTGTCTCCAGGATAGACAAG ATTGTTGTCAATGCCATTGTGGACACCTTGAAGACAGCGTTCCCCAGGTCAGAGCCCCAGAGCCCCACGGAGGATCTGAGCGAGTCAGAAGTGGATGGGAAATCCCAGCCAGATGGGAAGAAAAGCAA GTCCAGGCTGAGGTTCTCATCCAGTAAAATCACTCCAGTGCTGAGTGTGAGTGAAGCTCATGACAGGATCGTGTACTCCATCAGGGAGGGCAATGCT GTCTCTGGCACCCTGTCGCTGGCTGCTATGGAATCCTTCATCCAGAagcaggagaagctgctggaagcagtCCCCAGCAAAGCTCCTGAAGGCCAGGGAGGCAGAGAAGCCAAGGAAATCTCTGTGCAGGAAGAAATGGATGGGCTGAGCACAGCGGAGCAGGGAGCACATCCAGACACTGACTCTG ACTCCGAGACAGCTTTGGCTGACCTGGCCATGGACGTGCTTCGTCTGGTGCTGGTGGATcactggggctggctgtgcacagagaaCATCCAGAAGGTCTTCAACCTGCTCTTTGGGACTCTCCTTCAAAG GTGGCTGGAAGTGCAGGTGGTTACCCTGACCTGCACCCAACGCTGGGTCCAGTACCTCCAGTTGCTGCAGGAATCCATCTGGCCTGGAGGAGTTTTACCAGCAGTGCCTAAACCCCCCAGGACAGAGGAGCAGAAGAAGGCAACAGCAGAGCAGGCCCTGCAGAGCCTGATGGGGATCTTGCCCA ATGTGATCCAAGAAATCCTTGGGACCACTAAGTGTCAGATGAGCTGGAACCTGGTGCTGGAGTCGCTGAGCCAGCCTGTGATAAACAG GCACCTGGTGTTCTGCCTCCTGGACATTCTGCTGGAGTTCTTGGTTCTGAAGGACTCCAGCAAGGAgcctgaggctgcagctgccacaccgtgtgcctgcagtggcccagACAAAGGTGCCCCAGCACTTtaa